From a single Deinobacterium chartae genomic region:
- a CDS encoding NAD(P)H-dependent flavin oxidoreductase produces MRALPSFFAQLGLSCPLVQAPMAGGPATPELVAAVGGAGALGMLGAGYLTPQAIRAAAARVRERSPAPFGINLFVHDTPPRPDPLEMQRAVEALGPYHAELGLPAPVLPEQVEECLEEQLEAVFEVRPAVFSFAFGALGADVIERLHEAGMQVVGTATSVLEARALEDCGVDAVVVQGFEAGGHRCSFLHRFDEALVGTLALLEQAAGAVRVPLIAAGGIMNGRAVRAALDLGAAGAQLGTAFLLCDEAGTSAAYRAALAGASDTSTVLTRAFSGRPARGLRNRMTDELEGAALPYPYQNALTRALRAEAARQGRAEFLSLWAGQAAALARPLPAAELVRTLARELEETYTTDRTA; encoded by the coding sequence ATGCGCGCTCTGCCGTCTTTTTTCGCGCAGCTCGGCCTGAGCTGCCCGCTCGTGCAAGCCCCCATGGCCGGCGGGCCCGCGACGCCCGAACTGGTGGCCGCCGTAGGCGGAGCGGGAGCGCTGGGCATGCTGGGGGCTGGTTACCTGACGCCGCAGGCCATCCGTGCGGCCGCCGCGCGCGTTCGGGAACGCTCGCCCGCGCCGTTTGGCATCAACCTGTTCGTGCATGACACCCCGCCCCGGCCTGACCCCCTCGAGATGCAGCGGGCCGTGGAAGCACTTGGTCCTTATCACGCCGAACTGGGCCTGCCCGCACCGGTCTTGCCCGAACAGGTCGAGGAGTGCCTCGAGGAACAGTTGGAGGCGGTCTTCGAGGTGCGTCCCGCCGTGTTCAGCTTTGCCTTCGGGGCACTCGGGGCCGATGTGATCGAGCGCCTGCACGAGGCGGGTATGCAGGTGGTCGGGACGGCCACCAGCGTCCTCGAGGCGCGCGCCCTCGAGGACTGCGGGGTAGATGCGGTGGTGGTGCAGGGCTTTGAAGCGGGCGGGCACCGCTGCAGCTTTTTGCACCGTTTCGATGAGGCGTTGGTCGGGACGCTGGCGCTGCTGGAGCAGGCGGCGGGAGCGGTGCGGGTGCCGCTGATCGCGGCGGGCGGCATCATGAACGGACGCGCCGTTCGCGCGGCTTTGGACCTGGGAGCAGCCGGAGCGCAGCTGGGAACAGCCTTTTTGCTGTGCGACGAGGCTGGGACCTCGGCTGCTTACCGCGCTGCGCTGGCCGGGGCGAGCGACACCTCGACCGTGCTGACCCGCGCCTTTTCCGGGCGGCCCGCGCGGGGGCTGCGCAACCGCATGACGGATGAACTCGAGGGCGCGGCGCTGCCTTACCCCTACCAGAACGCCCTGACCCGTGCGCTGCGTGCCGAAGCGGCCCGACAGGGCCGCGCCGAGTTCCTGTCGCTGTGGGCCGGGCAGGCCGCCGCGCTGGCGCGCCCCCTGCCCGCTGCCGAGCTGGTGCGGACGCTCGCGCGCGAACTCGAGGAAACCTACACCACGGACCGGACCGCATAA
- the mobA gene encoding molybdenum cofactor guanylyltransferase — translation MALKREQVSAAITAGGASSRFGSDKALARLGEHTLLQRVALSLEGFGERLLVAPGGRYDLPGWRTVPERWAGRGPLSGLEAALSAAAGPFVAFAAVDLPGLTPAYWEVLLEAAEDRAVAACGPGGQLEPLAALYPLTALPRVRAQLQADRLRLRALLEDLDPVVLPWQAVVARAGEKVWVNVNRPQDLEDL, via the coding sequence ATGGCCCTGAAACGCGAACAGGTGAGTGCCGCGATCACCGCCGGGGGAGCTTCGAGCCGTTTTGGCAGCGACAAGGCGCTGGCCCGTCTGGGAGAGCACACCCTGCTCCAGCGCGTTGCACTCAGCCTCGAGGGTTTCGGCGAGCGCCTGCTGGTGGCACCCGGAGGCCGCTACGACCTGCCGGGCTGGCGAACCGTGCCCGAGCGCTGGGCGGGCCGGGGTCCCCTCAGCGGCCTCGAGGCCGCCCTGAGTGCCGCTGCGGGGCCGTTTGTGGCTTTTGCGGCGGTGGACCTGCCCGGCCTGACGCCCGCGTACTGGGAGGTGCTGCTCGAGGCGGCCGAGGACCGGGCGGTGGCCGCGTGCGGGCCGGGCGGGCAGCTCGAACCTCTGGCGGCGCTGTACCCGCTCACGGCGCTGCCCCGGGTGCGCGCGCAGCTGCAGGCCGACCGCCTGCGGCTGCGCGCGCTGCTCGAGGACCTCGACCCGGTGGTGCTGCCCTGGCAGGCGGTGGTGGCGCGGGCAGGGGAGAAGGTATGGGTCAACGTGAACCGCCCGCAGGACCTCGAGGACCTCTGA
- a CDS encoding glycerol-3-phosphate acyltransferase translates to MLLLELIVLMMAYLIGSLPVGYWLTKREGYHPREVSAYNLGVENVLRTLGPLPALLSAAADLLKGLLAVALAAAFERVDVGLLAGLAVYLGHLFPPRTFFPDLPPRGRGNLVLLGVLAGFHVALGLPLYLALIPLVVFGALLGYTGFVALATVTGLTALALLVTVTSVGWAGKLALWLLLAVAVYRFKENLGRILDRTENRLGEPVPMAGRREDQVVAAFMVHPLSEEDFWQTGRFGWLKTFVEAGILPMEWVRAFTEWLRPMKMGELRGVYTADGKEIRTYLISSPILPEVFRDKPDLAVKRAIEGAKLARELGASVFGLGAFWSTVGNKGQDVQDAVPEIVVTNGGAYTAGTIKAAIPAILEHFRQQGRDLSAATAAVVGANGVVAFGIARTIAPQVKKIILVGRDLERLERSKTTLQRANPNTELVASVNIEDIREADLIFTATSDPNPVIFKQHVKEGAWIFDEGRPADADLSVLEVPGVRLIPGGVVIPPGSMQARINLHFGEGAVPACLAETMILAATGEFDRRSLGPHTRTEDIAFFVERAEQLGFKTVE, encoded by the coding sequence ATGCTGCTGCTTGAACTCATCGTTCTCATGATGGCCTACCTGATCGGCAGCCTGCCGGTCGGGTACTGGCTGACCAAACGCGAAGGCTACCATCCGCGCGAGGTGTCCGCCTACAACCTGGGCGTGGAGAACGTGCTGCGTACCCTGGGACCGCTGCCGGCCCTGCTGAGCGCCGCCGCTGACCTGCTCAAGGGCCTGCTGGCCGTTGCGCTCGCTGCGGCCTTTGAGCGCGTGGACGTCGGTCTGCTGGCGGGCCTGGCGGTCTACCTCGGCCACCTGTTCCCGCCGCGTACCTTCTTCCCCGACCTGCCGCCGCGCGGCCGTGGCAACCTGGTGCTGCTGGGCGTGCTGGCCGGATTTCACGTCGCTCTTGGCCTGCCGCTGTACTTGGCGCTGATCCCGCTGGTCGTGTTCGGCGCGCTGCTGGGCTACACCGGCTTCGTGGCTCTGGCGACCGTGACGGGCCTCACGGCCCTGGCCCTGCTGGTCACGGTCACCTCGGTCGGCTGGGCAGGCAAGCTGGCGCTGTGGCTGCTGCTGGCCGTGGCCGTCTACCGCTTCAAGGAAAATTTAGGCCGCATTCTCGACCGGACCGAGAATCGCCTGGGCGAACCGGTCCCCATGGCCGGACGCCGCGAGGATCAGGTGGTCGCCGCCTTCATGGTGCACCCGCTGTCCGAGGAGGACTTCTGGCAGACCGGTCGCTTCGGCTGGCTCAAGACGTTCGTAGAAGCGGGCATCTTGCCCATGGAGTGGGTACGCGCCTTTACCGAATGGCTGCGCCCCATGAAGATGGGCGAGCTGCGCGGCGTGTACACCGCCGACGGCAAGGAGATTCGCACCTACCTGATCTCCAGCCCGATCCTGCCCGAGGTGTTCCGCGACAAGCCCGACCTCGCGGTGAAGCGCGCCATCGAGGGGGCCAAGCTGGCCCGCGAACTAGGCGCCTCGGTGTTCGGGCTGGGAGCTTTCTGGAGCACGGTCGGCAACAAGGGGCAAGACGTTCAAGACGCCGTGCCCGAGATCGTGGTCACCAACGGCGGTGCTTACACCGCCGGCACCATCAAGGCCGCGATCCCGGCGATCCTCGAGCACTTCCGCCAGCAGGGCCGCGACCTCTCTGCCGCCACTGCCGCCGTGGTCGGAGCCAACGGTGTGGTCGCCTTCGGTATCGCCCGCACCATCGCTCCGCAGGTCAAGAAGATCATTCTGGTAGGCCGTGACCTCGAGCGCCTCGAGCGCTCCAAGACCACCTTGCAGCGCGCCAACCCGAATACCGAGTTGGTCGCCAGCGTGAACATCGAGGACATCCGCGAGGCGGACCTGATCTTTACCGCCACCTCCGACCCCAACCCGGTGATCTTCAAGCAGCATGTCAAGGAAGGTGCCTGGATCTTCGACGAGGGACGCCCGGCGGACGCCGACCTCTCGGTCCTCGAGGTGCCCGGCGTGCGCCTGATTCCCGGCGGCGTGGTGATCCCGCCCGGATCGATGCAGGCCCGCATCAACTTGCACTTCGGTGAGGGCGCGGTACCCGCCTGCCTGGCCGAGACCATGATCCTGGCGGCCACCGGCGAGTTCGACCGCCGTTCGCTGGGCCCGCACACCCGCACCGAGGACATCGCGTTTTTTGTGGAACGTGCCGAACAGCTGGGTTTCAAGACGGTCGAGTAA
- a CDS encoding metallophosphoesterase produces the protein MEATSPVVSLPDLHGRDDLLRLALDYYSPDTHFVSLGDVIDRGPGGLEAVRRLMELEAQGRATLLRGNHEALALMPLELYGHYQRSGNLEAYREALTAFGRWLSAGGEAVVQEYGGFGVENYPPELEAYLRSTRIAAYVDAHGVHAQVPEGPSVLCTHAAPPVAFGPYSAEDAALWLRPKDGPFPLPGGVVLSVHGHTPVAEPSRIGDHLYTDLYAVRSGTLCCVRLDDVPARLSEGRPLEVTLLGYPTASVRFRHERLARLGTPLPHRAVEVRG, from the coding sequence GTGGAAGCTACGTCCCCCGTCGTGAGCCTGCCCGATCTGCACGGACGTGATGACCTGCTGCGTCTGGCCCTGGATTACTACTCCCCCGACACCCACTTCGTGAGCCTCGGCGACGTGATCGACCGTGGCCCCGGCGGCCTCGAGGCCGTGCGCCGCCTGATGGAGCTCGAGGCTCAGGGACGGGCGACCCTGCTGCGCGGCAACCACGAGGCCCTGGCGCTGATGCCGCTGGAACTGTACGGTCACTACCAGCGCAGCGGGAACCTCGAGGCCTACCGCGAGGCCCTCACCGCCTTCGGGCGCTGGTTGTCGGCGGGCGGCGAGGCGGTGGTGCAGGAGTACGGCGGCTTCGGAGTCGAGAATTACCCGCCGGAACTCGAGGCGTACCTGCGCAGCACCCGCATCGCGGCATACGTGGACGCGCACGGCGTACACGCGCAGGTCCCCGAAGGACCGAGCGTGCTGTGCACGCACGCAGCGCCTCCGGTGGCCTTTGGACCCTATTCGGCCGAGGACGCCGCGCTGTGGCTGCGGCCCAAGGACGGCCCTTTCCCGCTGCCGGGCGGGGTGGTGCTGAGCGTGCACGGCCACACCCCGGTCGCCGAACCCTCGAGGATTGGCGATCACCTGTACACCGACCTGTACGCGGTGCGCAGCGGCACGCTGTGCTGTGTGCGTCTGGACGACGTGCCCGCCCGGCTGAGCGAGGGCAGACCGCTCGAGGTGACCCTGCTGGGTTACCCGACCGCGTCGGTGCGTTTCCGGCACGAGCGACTGGCCCGTTTGGGAACGCCGTTGCCTCACCGGGCGGTCGAGGTTCGGGGGTAG
- a CDS encoding acyltransferase: MTTTPANVAQSAASAGAAAQGRLGAIDIFRGLAILEVVTHHMLGMGLRQVDPDSTLHFLMAVLNRALHFAVPAFLFMTAVVLTRSALRKPGGFRTGAFYWGRVQKSLRPYVVWTALYAVFKVVALGSPVAPLLDPDRWAFWLLHGKGYFHLYFLLIALQFYAALPLLLPLFRRKLPFWGILIGSMALQIGIYWLNREYRLFPYPASSALWYVPSIALGMYFGANYARFEEIWQRFRLWITAAAAVGTAAYVSLGYRALEGIPVNTIAYSSSYWLYSTVMALLLFGVAHSLTRAPRWLRSPLQALGSTSLQIYLLHPALLIGFEVLGFPGSTLLFTLSMLGYTALALLLPYLGARVIAGSRLSLWLFGR, encoded by the coding sequence TTGACCACCACTCCTGCCAACGTTGCCCAGTCGGCCGCTTCGGCCGGGGCGGCCGCGCAAGGGCGGCTGGGGGCGATCGACATTTTTCGCGGCCTGGCGATCCTCGAGGTCGTCACCCACCACATGCTGGGCATGGGCCTGCGGCAGGTGGACCCCGACTCCACCCTGCACTTTCTGATGGCGGTCCTGAATCGCGCGCTGCATTTTGCGGTTCCGGCTTTTTTGTTCATGACCGCCGTGGTGCTGACCCGTTCGGCGCTGCGCAAGCCTGGCGGCTTCCGGACGGGGGCTTTTTACTGGGGACGGGTACAGAAGTCGCTGCGGCCCTACGTCGTGTGGACCGCGCTGTACGCCGTGTTCAAGGTCGTGGCGCTCGGCAGTCCGGTCGCGCCGCTGCTCGATCCGGACCGCTGGGCCTTCTGGCTGCTGCATGGCAAGGGGTACTTTCACCTGTACTTCCTGCTGATCGCGCTGCAGTTCTACGCCGCGCTGCCGCTGCTATTACCGCTCTTTCGACGCAAGCTGCCGTTTTGGGGGATCCTGATCGGATCAATGGCCCTGCAGATCGGCATTTACTGGCTTAACCGAGAGTACCGCCTGTTTCCGTACCCCGCGTCCTCCGCGCTGTGGTACGTCCCGTCGATCGCGCTGGGCATGTACTTTGGAGCAAACTACGCCCGCTTCGAGGAGATCTGGCAGCGTTTCCGGCTGTGGATCACCGCCGCCGCCGCCGTCGGGACCGCCGCTTACGTCTCGCTCGGGTACCGCGCTCTCGAGGGAATCCCGGTCAATACCATTGCCTACAGCAGCAGTTACTGGCTGTACTCCACGGTGATGGCGCTGCTGCTGTTCGGCGTGGCGCACAGCCTCACGCGTGCCCCGCGCTGGCTGCGTTCGCCGCTGCAGGCCCTGGGCTCGACCAGCCTGCAGATCTACCTGTTGCACCCCGCCCTCCTGATCGGTTTTGAGGTCCTGGGTTTTCCCGGGAGCACGCTGCTGTTTACGCTGTCCATGCTGGGCTATACCGCTCTGGCCCTGCTGCTGCCCTATCTGGGCGCGCGGGTGATCGCGGGCTCGCGCCTGTCGCTGTGGCTGTTCGGGCGCTGA
- a CDS encoding RsmD family RNA methyltransferase, whose amino-acid sequence MSNLRILGGTAKGRTLQVPASARPTGARLRKSLFDLLAGHYGEGHRFLDLYAGSGAVGLEAASRGFEVTLLDRDPGAVRALETNARNLGLSARILRSDAQSFLRRGGSFDVIFVDPPYPQDIPALAAAALDAGLLAPGGVLIVQHPVQLHLEAREGLDLERREYGSNAISLYWRPEEA is encoded by the coding sequence GTGTCGAACCTGAGAATTCTCGGCGGGACTGCCAAGGGCCGCACCCTGCAGGTGCCGGCCAGCGCCCGCCCGACCGGCGCGCGGCTGCGCAAGAGCCTCTTTGATCTGCTGGCCGGTCACTACGGCGAAGGCCACCGCTTTCTCGACCTGTACGCCGGGAGCGGCGCGGTCGGCCTCGAGGCGGCCAGCCGGGGTTTCGAGGTCACGCTGCTCGACCGCGACCCGGGAGCGGTGCGCGCCCTGGAAACCAACGCCCGCAACCTGGGCCTGAGCGCGCGCATCCTGCGCAGCGACGCCCAGAGCTTTCTGCGGCGCGGCGGCAGCTTCGACGTGATCTTCGTAGACCCGCCCTACCCGCAGGACATCCCGGCCCTGGCAGCCGCGGCCCTGGACGCAGGCCTGCTCGCTCCCGGCGGGGTCTTGATCGTGCAGCACCCGGTTCAGCTGCACCTCGAGGCGCGCGAGGGCCTGGACCTCGAGCGGCGCGAGTACGGCTCGAACGCCATCAGTCTATACTGGCGCCCGGAGGAAGCATGA
- the coaD gene encoding pantetheine-phosphate adenylyltransferase, translating into MNEVKAVFPGSFDPITNGHLDVLRRATRLFPVVTIAVLHNARKQGKHLFTLEERLEMLSEITADMPGVRVESFGGLLVDYMRTSGSSVIVRGLRAVSDYEYELQIAHLNRQMYPQAETIFIMAATRWSYVSSSMVRELASYGADISKMVPEASARALYRKFAEQYPGQQ; encoded by the coding sequence ATGAACGAAGTCAAGGCCGTCTTTCCCGGATCCTTCGACCCGATCACCAACGGCCACCTGGACGTGCTGCGCCGCGCCACCCGCCTGTTCCCGGTGGTGACCATCGCGGTGCTGCACAACGCGCGCAAGCAGGGCAAGCACCTCTTCACCCTCGAGGAGCGCCTGGAGATGCTCTCGGAGATCACCGCGGACATGCCGGGAGTGCGGGTCGAGTCCTTCGGCGGCCTGCTGGTGGATTACATGCGCACCTCGGGGTCGAGCGTGATCGTGCGCGGCCTGCGCGCGGTGTCGGACTACGAGTACGAGCTGCAGATCGCGCACCTCAACCGCCAGATGTACCCGCAGGCCGAGACCATCTTCATCATGGCCGCAACCCGCTGGAGCTACGTCTCCAGCTCGATGGTACGCGAACTGGCCTCGTACGGCGCGGACATCTCCAAGATGGTGCCCGAGGCGTCGGCCCGCGCCCTCTACCGCAAGTTCGCCGAGCAGTACCCGGGGCAGCAGTGA
- a CDS encoding phosphoribosyltransferase family protein yields the protein MKTYSVDINGVQRDLPIVEVAPGVSVALFNMLGDTDVTEAAGEGLAQRLPAEVDVLVTPEVKALPLAHVISRVTGKPYIVIRKTQKPYMVDPIVREVISITTGKPQVLVLDGFDVAKIRGKKVAIVDDVVSSGGTLKSLTDIIEEVGGEVAAVVAVFTEGAERPEVISLGHLPLFD from the coding sequence GTGAAGACTTACTCTGTAGACATCAACGGCGTGCAGCGCGACCTTCCCATCGTCGAGGTCGCCCCCGGCGTGTCGGTGGCCCTCTTTAACATGCTGGGCGACACCGACGTGACCGAGGCCGCAGGCGAGGGCCTGGCCCAGCGTCTGCCCGCCGAGGTGGACGTCCTGGTTACCCCCGAGGTCAAGGCCCTGCCGCTGGCCCACGTGATCTCGCGCGTGACCGGCAAGCCCTACATCGTGATTCGCAAGACCCAGAAGCCCTACATGGTTGACCCGATCGTGCGCGAGGTCATCTCGATCACCACCGGCAAGCCGCAGGTGCTGGTCCTTGACGGTTTCGACGTTGCCAAGATCCGCGGCAAGAAGGTCGCCATCGTAGACGACGTGGTCTCGTCGGGCGGCACGCTCAAGAGCCTCACCGACATCATCGAGGAGGTCGGGGGCGAGGTTGCGGCGGTCGTGGCGGTGTTCACCGAAGGGGCCGAGCGCCCCGAGGTCATCAGCCTGGGCCACCTGCCGCTGTTCGACTGA
- a CDS encoding phosphoribosyltransferase family protein has translation MKTYRLSIGNVERDLPYIDVSTNSGIPFVELLGDVELTNAVADELMKLIPQGTDLLFTVATSGVPLGHALSERLGIPYRVARKRRRTYMRDPLIQEVASMTLGVSETLWLDRRHAEFIAGKRVAIVTDVVVSGATMLSLARLVERAGGTVNGYYAGFVQGQPSIDIKAVQQLPVTPQSTL, from the coding sequence ATGAAGACCTACCGCCTGTCCATCGGCAACGTCGAGCGTGACTTGCCCTACATCGACGTCAGCACCAACTCGGGCATTCCCTTTGTGGAACTGCTGGGCGACGTCGAACTGACCAACGCGGTCGCCGACGAACTGATGAAGCTGATTCCCCAGGGCACGGACCTGCTCTTTACCGTGGCGACCTCGGGGGTGCCGCTGGGCCACGCGCTGTCCGAGCGGCTGGGTATCCCGTACCGGGTCGCCCGCAAGCGCCGCCGCACCTACATGCGCGACCCCCTGATCCAGGAGGTGGCCTCCATGACGCTGGGCGTCAGCGAGACGCTGTGGCTGGATCGCCGTCACGCCGAGTTCATCGCCGGCAAGCGGGTGGCCATCGTCACCGACGTGGTGGTCTCGGGGGCGACCATGCTGTCGCTGGCGCGCCTGGTGGAGCGCGCGGGCGGCACCGTGAACGGCTACTACGCCGGCTTCGTGCAGGGGCAGCCCTCCATCGACATCAAGGCCGTGCAGCAGCTGCCGGTCACCCCGCAGAGCACCCTGTAA
- a CDS encoding S9 family peptidase, translated as MLSPDSLLGLSFVSDPQVSLSPTGTRVAYVVTRIVDEACGEGGVPPRPRYHSAVWLSEGEARPLTSGEARDSAPRLAPDGRSLAFLSDRSGKAQLYLLPLEGGEARQLTRYAQGVANPLWSPDGRYLAFLSRGDGPEEPMGRGEARVITHPRYKFNGQHFLPDEPAQLYLLEVATGELRQLTDHAAEISDVQWLPGSDALLFVAAADRHREALWQTEAWRVDLSGTVTQVTCWNSAISSLAPHPGGQGFAAVARPEDRGNTEDPHLYLFGWDGSARRLDTAFDYPAGNLVSSDVHVGAYPTRPVWRGEALLSLYTVGGSAGLFEVPLDGSDVRPLVFNVGRSISAFSAQGEMIAFLEETPHELPEVYLCELPGRKVTPLTRQANLILEWPEVELETLRVGQVEGWVMRPRELAEDARLPVFLTIHGGPHTAYGYGFMHEFRLLVACGYAVAYCNPRGSVGYGQAFSSAIYGRWGTVDYEDLMAFYDELVRSRPWIDASRAAVGGGSYGGYMTNWIIGHTDRFRAAITDRSICNLISFNGSSDIGARFWTDELGLEAWRSEDIEALWHMSPLKYVERVKTPTLIVHSERDHRCPVEQAEQWFMALYRLGVEVRFVRFPEEDHELSRSGRPDRRLMRLSEMLAWLDRHLVANAQPLD; from the coding sequence ATGTTGTCCCCTGACAGTCTGCTCGGACTCTCGTTCGTTTCCGACCCGCAGGTCAGCCTGAGCCCCACGGGCACCCGCGTTGCCTACGTCGTTACCCGCATCGTGGACGAAGCCTGCGGGGAAGGCGGCGTGCCGCCGCGCCCGCGCTACCACAGCGCGGTGTGGCTCTCTGAAGGCGAGGCCCGCCCGCTCACCTCGGGCGAGGCGCGCGACTCGGCCCCGAGGCTCGCGCCGGACGGCCGCTCGCTGGCCTTCCTCAGCGACCGCTCGGGCAAGGCGCAGCTGTACCTGCTGCCCCTCGAGGGCGGCGAGGCCCGGCAGCTCACCCGCTACGCGCAGGGCGTGGCCAACCCGCTGTGGAGCCCCGACGGTCGCTACCTGGCCTTCTTGTCGCGCGGGGACGGGCCCGAGGAGCCGATGGGACGCGGCGAAGCGCGGGTGATCACCCACCCGCGCTACAAGTTCAACGGGCAGCACTTCCTGCCCGACGAGCCCGCCCAGCTGTACCTCCTCGAGGTGGCGACCGGCGAGCTGCGGCAGCTGACCGATCACGCGGCCGAGATCTCGGATGTGCAGTGGTTGCCCGGCAGCGACGCCCTGCTGTTCGTGGCCGCCGCTGACCGTCACCGTGAGGCGCTGTGGCAGACCGAGGCCTGGCGGGTGGATCTGAGCGGCACGGTCACGCAGGTGACCTGCTGGAACTCGGCGATCTCCAGCCTGGCCCCGCACCCGGGCGGTCAGGGTTTCGCAGCGGTCGCGCGCCCCGAGGACCGCGGCAACACCGAGGACCCGCACCTGTACCTGTTCGGCTGGGACGGAAGTGCCCGGCGCCTGGACACCGCCTTCGACTACCCGGCGGGCAACCTGGTCTCCAGCGACGTGCACGTGGGCGCGTACCCGACCCGCCCGGTGTGGCGCGGCGAGGCGCTGCTCTCGCTGTACACCGTGGGCGGATCGGCAGGCCTGTTCGAGGTGCCGCTCGACGGCAGCGACGTGCGCCCGCTGGTGTTCAACGTGGGCCGCAGCATCTCGGCTTTCAGCGCGCAGGGCGAGATGATCGCCTTCCTCGAGGAGACCCCGCACGAACTTCCGGAGGTGTACCTGTGCGAACTGCCGGGCCGCAAGGTCACGCCGCTCACCCGGCAGGCCAACTTGATCCTCGAGTGGCCCGAGGTGGAGCTCGAGACGCTGCGGGTCGGGCAGGTGGAAGGCTGGGTGATGCGTCCGCGCGAACTCGCAGAAGATGCGCGGCTGCCGGTGTTCCTGACCATTCACGGCGGCCCGCACACCGCCTACGGTTACGGCTTCATGCACGAGTTCCGGCTGCTGGTCGCGTGCGGTTACGCGGTCGCCTACTGCAACCCGCGCGGCTCGGTCGGGTACGGTCAGGCGTTCTCGAGCGCGATCTACGGGCGCTGGGGCACGGTGGACTACGAGGACCTGATGGCCTTCTACGACGAACTCGTGCGCTCACGCCCGTGGATCGACGCCTCGAGGGCGGCGGTGGGCGGCGGCTCGTACGGCGGGTACATGACCAACTGGATCATCGGGCATACCGACCGTTTCCGCGCGGCCATCACCGACCGTTCGATCTGCAACCTGATCTCGTTCAACGGCAGTTCGGACATCGGTGCGCGTTTCTGGACCGACGAACTGGGCCTCGAGGCCTGGCGCTCGGAGGACATCGAGGCGCTGTGGCACATGAGCCCGCTGAAGTACGTGGAGCGGGTTAAAACGCCGACTTTGATCGTCCACTCGGAGCGCGACCACCGCTGCCCGGTGGAGCAGGCCGAGCAGTGGTTCATGGCCCTGTACCGCCTGGGTGTCGAGGTGCGTTTCGTACGCTTTCCCGAGGAGGACCACGAACTGTCGCGTTCGGGCCGCCCGGATCGCCGTCTGATGCGCCTGAGCGAGATGCTGGCGTGGCTGGATCGCCACCTCGTGGCTAACGCGCAACCGCTGGATTAA
- a CDS encoding low molecular weight protein-tyrosine-phosphatase, giving the protein MRILTLCLGNICRSPLAEATVRRALEEQGIQAEVDSAGTGNWHAGALPDPRSRQVARAHGLELTHRARKITPEDFYTFDLILAMDEGNLAELRRLAPEGALDRLALIRDFDPQGPGTVPDPYYGDLEDFEAVYQLLERASRGLARQLALEAAPPSARWAAADGGPA; this is encoded by the coding sequence ATGCGCATCTTGACCCTGTGCCTGGGAAACATCTGCCGCTCCCCGCTCGCCGAGGCGACCGTACGCCGCGCCCTCGAGGAGCAGGGGATCCAAGCCGAGGTGGACAGCGCCGGAACCGGCAACTGGCACGCGGGCGCGCTGCCCGACCCACGCTCGAGGCAGGTCGCCCGCGCCCACGGCCTCGAGCTGACCCACCGGGCCCGCAAGATCACGCCGGAGGACTTTTACACCTTTGACCTGATCTTGGCGATGGACGAGGGCAATCTGGCCGAACTGCGGCGCCTCGCCCCCGAAGGTGCGCTGGACCGCCTCGCCCTGATCCGCGACTTCGACCCGCAGGGACCGGGCACGGTGCCGGACCCGTACTACGGTGACCTCGAGGATTTCGAGGCGGTGTACCAGCTGCTCGAACGCGCCTCGCGCGGTCTGGCCCGGCAGCTGGCCCTGGAAGCCGCGCCGCCATCAGCGCGCTGGGCCGCAGCGGATGGCGGCCCAGCGTGA